Genomic segment of Paenibacillus macerans:
CCGGTTTCCGTCATGTCGTTTGCCTCCTCCTCATTCCCGCTAGAAACTCAAAATTTTAAATATATAACTCAAGTATTAAGGTACGATGTTTACCAGGAAAACTTTGTGATAGAAATCACAATGGAAAGCGCTGCCACTTGCTGCAATTATGTCGAACTGATGAACCCCGGCGCCAAAATGGTATAATGGAATATATCACCATGGATTTCCGGAAGGTTGGGGTGCGGATGGCGAATATTCAGGCGGCGGGGCGCCTTGTCCCTTGCCGGGGCATACTGTTTGACAAAGACGGCACGCTGCTCGATTTCATGGCGCTTTGGGGAAGCTGGGCGGAGACGCTGACCGGCTTCGTGGAGCGGGAGTTGGAGACGCTGGGAGCCGCAGGCCTGTTCAACAAAACGGCGGCGCTTGGACTGCGGCTGGACGAGGCGAACCGCGTCAGCGGGTACGACCGCACCGGTCCGGTCGCGATGGGCACGGAGGAGGAAGTCACCGCGCTTCTGGCCGGCCCGCTTTATGCCGCGGGCGTTCCCTGGAACGATGCGGTAAGCCGGGTGCGGGAGTTCAACGCGGCGGCGCTGGCGCAGCTCAAGCGGCGGCGGGAGGCGCGGCCGCTGCCGGGCTTGCGCGAGTTCCTCGACGCTTGCCGGGAAACGGGGCTTGCGCTGGCGGTGGTCACTTCCGACACGACGGCGGAAGCTCTGGAGCATCTGGAATGGATGGGCCTGCGCGAGCGGTTTGGCAGCGTGGTCGGCCGCGACCGGGCCCTCCGCGGGAAACCCGATCCGGACATGGCGCTTCTGGCCTGCCGCGAGCTGGGCATTTCCCCGGCGGAGGCCGTGGTCATCGGCGACAGCAACGCCGACATGCAGATGGGCAAGCGGGCCGGCGCCGGGCTGACCGTCGGGCTGGCCGCTGCGGAGGACGGGGCGCCGCCGGGGACAGCTTATTTGCGGGATGCGGACGTGATCGTTTCCGGTTATCGGGAACTCTCGGTGCGCTAAGGCGGCGCGAGCAAAATTTAAGGAGGAATTCAATGCGATGAACAGTGAAACGCAAACGGAGCGGCTGGCGTCCTGGGTGAAGGAAAGCGGCCGTATCGTGTTTTTCGGCGGTGCCGGCATTTCCACGGAAAGCGGGATTCCCGATTTCCGTTCGGCGGCGGGCATCTACCAAACGGAGAAGGATTCGCCCTATTCCCCGGAGGAGATATTGAGCCGCCGCTTTTTCGACCGGCATCCGGAGGTGTTTTTTGACTTCTACAAATCGAAAATGATCCATCCCGAAGCCCGGCCGAACCCGGCCCATCTCTTTCTCGCCGACCTGGAGCGCGCGGGGAAGCTGGATGCGGTCATTACGCAAAACATCGACGGTTTGCACCAGCTGGCGGGAAGCCGCAAGGTGCTGGAGCTGCACGGGTCCATTCACCGCAATACGTGCATGACATGCGGCCGCCGCTACACGCTGGAGGAGATCATGAGCGGAAAAGAGATAGTTCCCCGCTGCGAATGCGGCGGCATTATCAAACCGGACGTCGTCTTGTACGGTGAAAGTTTGGACAACGAGGTCATCGAGGCGGCGGTGTCCGCCATCGCTGCGGCCGATCTGCTGCTGATCGGGGGAACGTCTTTGACGGTGCAGCCCGCGGCTCATTTGGTCACTTATTTCCGCGGGGACAAAACGGTGCTCGTCAACGCCTCATCCACCGCTTACGACCAGCGGGCCGATCTGCTGATCACGGAACCGATCGGCGCCGTATTCGGCGAAGTGGGCAGACATCTTGGGCTGCGTTAGCAGCAAGCCCCATCTTTTCACGGATGAGAGGATGGGGCTTTTTTGGGTTCGGCCTGGACCGCCCCCGTCACGGCCTTGCGGTATTCGCTCGGCGATTCGTGATGAAAGCGGCGGAACTGCCGGGAGAAATACAGCGGGTCGGTCAGCCCGACGGAGGCGGCGATCTGCTCGATCGACAGCTCCGTCCGCTCCCGCAGCAGCTGGCGGGATTTATCGATGCGCAGCTTCAGCAGATAGGTGACGGGGGTCAAGCCGGTCGCTTTTTTGAAAATACGCGATAAATACGCCCGGTTATAGCCAAGGGAGGAGCACATCTGCTCGATCGATACCGGGTGCGCATATTGGCTCGACATATAATGAATCATTTGTTTGACGATGCGCTGGACCCCGGATTCGCCGGACGGGTGCGGCGATTCCTTCGCCAGGGCTTCCTGGGCCTCGGCCATCAAGAGATGCAGCAGGCCGAGCGACAGCAGGTGCGAGCTTGGCTTTTTCGCCTGGAAAGCCTGCAGCGCGCTTTGCAGAATCCCGGGGATTTTGCTGCCCGCGCCTTGGCGGAGCACCGGAAGCTCGGGCGTCAGGCCGGCCCGGAGGACCAGTTCCGCGGCTTTGTCTCCGGTAAAGGCGATCCAGCGGTAGCGCCACGGCTCGGACAGATCGGAGCCATAGCTGACAAGCTGCTCGGGGTGAATCAGGAAGCAGTCCCCTTCGTTTAAGTCGAAGGCGGCGAATTCCGTGCGGAAGTTTCCTTTGCCGCTCTCGACGAAGTGCAGCAGAAAATAATCGTATACTTTGGGGCCCAGCCGGTGGTCGGCGCGCGTTTGGCTTTCGCCTGCAAACAAGACGTGCAGGTCGCCGGATTCATAAATCTCGGGATTGGCCGCCGCGCTGTAGGTTTCTTGTTTATTTTGCATCATATCGGCTCTTCTCCTTTAACAAGGAAGTTCAAAAAGTCATCTTTTGAAGATATAAGAAAGAATAGACGTTCAAGTATCAGCTTCCTTATATCGCAATATCGCAAGAAAAACTACCGCTAATCGCGGTCTGGCTTCCTAGAAAATACTTCAATAGAAGTTTTTCTTATCACGAAGCAGGACAGGAATCTTAATCGACATCGAATCTTGAATTCAGCTGGGCCAAGCATATGCTTTCGAAGCATGTTTCCTACGGAAACATTTCCGTTGCGCACGTAGGATCTTCCTACGCTCCGCTACTCAGTCCCTGCTTCATGTCCAACCTTCTCGGCACTGAAAACCTGACTTTTTGAACACGCATTTTACTGTCCCCATTTTAACCGGAAAAGTCACATTTATCTATATAGAACTCGCAAAGATGCATTATCAAAGCGGAGCGTTTTCATTATACTGAGAACAAGAAGTACAGATTCTTTGACGATGGGGTGTACGTTGATGAAGAAACAGGAAATGGAACAATTGTTTATATCCAAATACGGCGAAAGCGCGGAGCCGCTGCGCATCTTCAACGCGCCGGGACGCGTCAACCTGATCGGCGAGCATATCGACTACAACGGAGGATACGTATTTCCCGCGGCGCTGGAGTTCGGCACCACGCTGGCGCTGCGCAAACGCGCCGACCGCAAAGTGTCATTTGCTTCCATGAATTTGCCTTATGCGGCGGAGCTTGATTTGGATCAGCTCGGCAAGGAGAAATCGGGCGAATGGATCGATTACCCGGTCGGCATTATCCTGGAGCTGGAGAAGCTCGGCGCCCGGCTCAGCGGCGGTTACGACCTGCTGTTCCAAGGCGAAATCCCGAACGGTTCGGGCCTGTCCTCCTCTGCTTCGCTTGAAGTGGTGACGGCCTACGCGCTGCTCAGCATGGAAGGAAAAGAAACCGATACGGTGGAAATCGCCCGCTTGTCCCAACGGGTGGAAAACGGCTATGTCGGCGTCAACAGCGGCATCATGGACCAGTTTGCGGTGGCGAACGGGGCGAAGGATCACGCGATCCTGCTGATGTGCGATACGCTGGAATATAAGCTCGTTCCGTTCCGGACGGGGGCCTACAAGCTTATCATCAGCAATACGAAAAAACGGCGCGGGCTGGTCGATTCGAAATACAACGAACGGCGTTCGCAGTGCGACGCGGCGCTGGAGATTTTGCGGAAGCGCGAGCCCGGGCTGGAGTACCTGGCGCATTTGCAGCCGGAGCAGCTCAACGAGTGGCGGGGGGATTTTCCGGACGAGGTGCTGTTCAACCGGGCCAAACACGTGGTGGAAGAAAACGCGCGCGTGCTGAAATCGGTCGACGCTCTGACCGCCAACGATCTGAAAGCCTTCGGCGAGCTGATGAACGCTTCGCACGATTCGCTGCGAGACCTGTATGAAGTCAGCTGCCTGGAGCTGGACGTGATGGTGGAAGAAGCGCGCAAAATCGAGGGAACGCTGGGCGCGCGGATGACCGGAGCCGGGTTTGGCGGCTGCACCGTGTCCCTCGTGCATGAGGACGCGGTGGACCGGTTCCTGGCCGAGGTCGGCAAAGCTTATCTTGAGCGGACCGGTATCGAAGGCGAGTTCTACGTTTGCGGCGTGGGCGACGGTGTGCATGAAATGAAAGGGGAGAACTAATCATGGCGATTTTGGTTACGGGCGGAGCGGGTTATATCGGCTCGCATACGGTGGCGGCGCTGCTGGAGCAAGGCAAGGAGGTTGTCGTCATCGACAATCTGCAGACCGGACACCGCGGAGCTTTGCTGGGCGGCAAGCTGTACGAAGGGGATTTGCGGGACAAGGAGCTGCTGAAACGGCTGTTCTCCGAAAACGACATCGAGGCGGTCATTCATTTTGCCGCCAACTCCCTGGTCGGGGAAAGCATGAAGGACCCGGTCAAATATTTCGACAACAACGTTTACGGCACGCTGTGCCTGCTCGATGCGATGAATCAGGCGAACGTGCGCAAAATCGTCTTTTCTTCCACGGCGGCGACCTACGGTGAACCGGAAAAAGTGCCGATCGAAGAAAGCGACAAAACCGAGCCGACCAACGTGTACGGTGAAACGAAGCTGACGATGGAGCGGATGATGGCCTGGTTCGACCAGGTGCTCGGAATCAAATACGTATCGCTGCGCTACTTTAACGCCGCAGGCGCCCACGAAAGCGGGAAAATCGGCGAAGACCACCGCCCGGAAAGCCACCTGATTCCGCTCATTATTCAGGCGGCTTTGGGGCAGCGCCCGTCGATCCAAGTGTTCGGCGACGATTACAATACGCCGGACGGCACCTGCGTCCGCGACTACATCCATGTCGGCGATTTGGCGGACGCCCATCTGCGGGCGGTCGACTACCTGCAGCGCGGCGGGGACAGCAACGTGTTTAACCTCGGCAACGGGCAGGGATTTTCGGTCAAAGAAGTAATCGAAACGGTTAAAAGCGTGACCGGCCGCGATTTTCCGGTCGTGATCAGCCCGCGCCGCGCCGGCGACCCGGCGGTGTTGATCGCCTCTTCCGACAAGGCCCGCAGCGTGCTTGGCTGGCAGCCTTCGCGGGGCAAGCTGGAGGACATTATCGAGAGCGCCTGGGCTTGGCACAGCAATCATCCGGACGGCTATAACGACAACTAAGGGGTGAGTTAAGCGATGGGAGTAGACGAGAGAAACCGGCTGGACGTTTTGCACGCGCTCGAACGGCTGGTCCATTACGCGCTGGAGCAAGGCATGATCGATTGGTGGGACGTCGATTACTCGCGCAACCGGCTGCTGGAGCTGTTTTCTTTTGACGAGCCGTCCGCCGGAACGGTGGCGGAGGAGCCCCTGTCCGGGCCGCAGGAGCCGCTGGAAATTTTGATCGACTACGGCTTTGCCATCGGGCTGATCCCGGAAAATACCGCGACGTACCGCGATTTGCTGGACGCCAGGATTATGGGCCTGTTGATGCCGCGCCCTTCCGAGACGATCGCCGCTTTCCGCAAAACGCAAAGCGAACAAGGAATCGCCGCCGCGACGAACGCGTTCTACAAGCTGTCGGTGGACAGCAACTACATCCGGATGGACAGGGTGCGGCAAAATATTTATTGGAACCAGCCTACGCCTTACGGCGAGATGGAGATTACGATCAATCTGTCCAAGCCGGAAAAAAATCCGCAAGAGATCGCCATGGCCAAGCTGCTGCCGCCTCCCGTGTATCCGAAATGCCAGCTCTGCCGCGAAAACGTCGGCTATGCGGGACGGCTCAACCACCCGGCCCGGCAAAACCTGCGCGTCATTCCGCTGGAATTGAACGGGGAACCGTGGTTTTTCCAATATTCGCCTTACGTGTATTATAACGAGCACTGCATCGTGTTCCATCACGACCATGTGCCGATGAAGCTAACCCGGGAGACATTTAAACGGCTGCTCGATTTTACGGCCCTGTTCCCGCATTACTTCATCGGCTCCAACGCGGATTTGCCGATCGTCGGCGGTTCGATTTTGACCCATGATCATTTTCAGGGAGGGCGCCATACGTTCCCGCTGGAAAAAGCGCCGATCGAAGCGGCCTTCGCCCATCCGGATTTTTCCGGCGTAACGGCCGGCATGGTGAAATGGCCGATGTCGGTACTGCGTTTGCAAGGCCGCGATCCCGGCGTGCTTCTCGAAGCGATGGACGATCTGTACGAGAAGTGGAAAGCCTACAGCGACCCTGACGCCGCGATCCGGGCGTTTAGCGAACAGGACGGGCAAAGCGTGCCGCACAATACGGTGACCCCGATCGTACGCCGCAGCGCGGACGGCGGTTTTGAAGCCGATATCGTGCTGCGGAACAACCGGACGGACGAACTGCATCCGGAGGGGATCTTCCATCCGCACCGGGAAATGCACCATATCAAAAAAGAAAACATCGGTTTGATCGAGGTCATGGGGCTGGCGATTTTGCCGGGGCGGCTGAAGGAAGAGCTGGCGCAGATCGCCGGCATCCTATGCGGGGACAAGGCCCTGTATGATCAGACCGTAACCGACCCGAACGCCCGTTTGGCGGTGCACGCCGACTGGGTGAAGGAGCTGGTTGACCGGTTTGGAACCTCGCTGACCCGGGATGCGGCCGCTGCGCTGCTGCGTGACGAGGTCGGGCGCAAGTTCTCGGAAATCCTGGGGCATGCCGGCGTGTTTAAGACGACGGAAGCCGGGCGGGCGGCTTTTGAACGTTTCGTCGCCTCGGCGGGTTACCGGAAACAGTAGCATAGGTTTATTCAGAGATGCGTGAGGGGGCGGCCCGGGCAAGCATGTGGCTTGGGCCGGCCCCCATTTTTATTTATTCGCGCGACTTATGCGGTGCGAAAATCGGCGGTGGAGGTAAGCTCAATCTTGAAATCGGCGAAATTGCGAATCTGTAAAGTCGCGAAATTGCAAAGTCTGCAAAAATGCGAGTCTGCAAGTCTGCTAAGTCTGCAAGTCTGCTAAGTTTGCTAAGTTTGCTAAGTCTGATAAGTCTGCGAAATGTGCAAAGTCCGGGAATGTGCAAAGTCTGTGAAATCTGCAAAGTCTGCGAAATGTGCGAAATCTGCGTTTGCTAGCCGGTTACTGGAATGATCGACCGCCGGCCGTCGTAATAGCGGCAAATTATGTGCTTATTACTCCAAACCCCAGCAAATTCAACCCATTAGCGGCATTTTCTGTACTTATTTTTCTATAAATGTTCCAGAACGCGGGCATTTCCCTGCGGGTGGGGAAAATAGCGGCACAAATTGCCTCTACTTCTCTCAAATGAACGGATATCACCGGAATAACGACATTTTTTGTCCTTATTATTTTCGCAGTGGGTTTCTCAGGCAGCTTGGGCTTTCCCGAGCAGGCGGTTCCTGTTCCTGTTCCTCAAAGTACCGGCTTCCCGCATTGTCTCTCCGTGGCGCCATTCCTAAAGGCACCTTGCCAACGGCTTCCGCGGCTTTCGTTTTCATTGTTTTCTTTTTGCGGTTGGAAGTATAATAAGGTCGTAATTTCTACATAAAACAGGTTGGAGGGAGCTTGGCATGGACAATTTTGTGTTTCGTAATCCGACGAAGCTGATTTTCGGCAAAAACCAGCTGGAAGCTTTAAAAACCGAGGTTCCGGCTTACGGCAAAAAAGTGCTGCTGGTGTACGGCGGCGGAAGCATCAAGCGCAGCGGCCTGTATGATAAAGTGTTGGCGGTTTTGGGGGAAATCGGCGCCGAAGTGACGGAGCTGGCCGGCGTGGAGCCGAATCCCCGGCTGTCCACGGTTCGCCGCGGGGTCGAGCTGTGCAAAACGAAGGGCATCGAGCTGGTGCTCGCCGTCGGCGGAGGCAGCGTGCTGGATTGCTCCAAAGCGATTGCGGTGGGCGCCAAATTTGACGGGGACATATGGGATATCGTGGACCGCAAGGCTGCGGCGACGGCGGCGCTTCCGCTCGGGACGGTGCTGACGATGGCCGCCACCGGCTCCGAAATGAACGGCGGATCGGTGATTACGAACGAAGCGACGCAGGAAAAACAAGGATGGGGCAGCCCGTTCGCTTTCCCCGCCTTTTCGATCCTCGATCCGCAAAATACGTTTTCCGTGCCGAAGGATCAGACGGTTTACGGCATGGTCGATATGATGTCCCACGTGCTGGAGCATTATTTCCATAAAGCGACCAATACACCGCTGCAGGACGGTTTTTGCGAGGCACTGCTGCGCACCGTGATCGAAACGGCGCCCAAGCTGATCGCCGATCTCGAAAGCTACGAGCATCGCGAAACGATATTGCTCTGCGGCACGATGGCGCTGAACGGCGTATTGAATATGGGCTATTCGGGCGACTGGGCGACCCACAACATCGAACACGCGGTGTCGGCCGTGTACGACATTCCGCATGGCGGCGGGCTCGCCATCCTGTTCCCCAACTGGATGAAATACAACCTGAAGCATGACGTGTCCCGCTTTAAACGCCTGGCCGTAAACGTGTTTGACGTGGATCCGGAGGGCAAAAGCGACGAGGCCGTGGCGCTGGAGGGCATCGAGGCGCTGCGTTCGTTCTGGAGCTCGATCGGGGCGCCAAGCCGGCTGGCGGATTACGGCATCGACGACAGCAAGCTTGAAATCATGGCCGACAAGGCGGTCAAATTCGGTCCGTTCGGCCGATTCGCCGTGCTGAATAAGCAGGACGTGGTGGAAATTTACCGGATGTCGCTGTAAGCATAAGTTATTGGGCCGTCCCCTTTTTTGGGGGACCGGCCCTTTTTCTTTATTGATGCGGAAAATCACTGGGAAAACCGCGCTCCAACCGCTGGGAGGCTATTTTTGTTGAAACAAATTCCCTGAAATAACGTATGAAATATATAGATTTACATATTTGTTTATCGAAAGGAGGGACGGCATGGAAACGCTGTTTTGGTCCTGCTTTATCGGCGGAGCGCTGTTTGCGGTCGTCAGCGCGCTGATCGGAGACTTGATCGGCAGCTGGATAGATGGGATTTTCGACGCGGTGTCCGCCGATTTCCTCAAACCGGTCATTACGGCTTCGGCGGTAACCAGCTTTGGCGGGGCCGGGATTTTATTGCATCGCTATACCGGACTCGGGAACGCCGCCGTGATCGCGCTTGCGCTCGTCATCGCTTTGGCGCTGGCCGCCGCAGTTTACTTCGCTTACGTCAAGCCGGCGGAAAACAGCGAAAATTCCACCGGTTATTCGACCGCGGAGCTGCCCGGTAAAGTGGGCGAGGTGACCGTGCCGATTCCTTCGGAAGGTTTCGGCGAAGTGATGGTAACGCTGGTGGCCGGCAACACGATTCATATCGCCTCCAGCTTTGACCATCGGGAAATTCCCGCCGGAACGCGCGTCGTCGTTGTGGATACGAGGGACGGAACCATTCAAGTATCCGAGCTGTATGAAAACCAATCTTGAAAAGGGAGCTGATGTGATTGTTTGAAAGCATTCCTGACATTATCCTGATTCCCGCTGTTGTGATCGGGGTTATCATTGTGCTGGGCCTTGCCTTTTGGGCCAGATACAAAACCGTAAGCCCGGACGAAGCGATGATCGTAACCGGTTCTTTTCTCGGCAACCGGAACATTTCCGATGACCAGTCCGGCCGCAAAATTAAAATCGTCCGCGGCGGCGGGGCGTTTATCTGGCCGATTTTTCAGAAAGCGGAGTACTTATCGTTATTGTCCCATAAACTTGACGTAATGACGCCTGAAGTGTATACCGAACAGGGCGTTCCGGTTTCGGCCGACGGCGTGGCGATCATCAAAGTGGGCAGCTCGATCGAGGACGTGGCTACCGCGGCCGAACAGTTCATGGGCAAGCCGATCGAATCGCTGAAAGGCGAAGCCCAGGAAGTGCTCGAAGGACATCTTCGTTCCATTTTGGGCTCCATGACCGTCGAGGAAGTGTACCGCAATCGCGATAAATTTGCCCAAGAGGTCCAAGGCGTGGCGGCGCGCGACCTCAAAAAGATGGGGCTGCAGATCGTTTCGTTCACGATCAAAGACGTCCGCGACAAGCACGGCTACTTGGAGGCGCTGGGGAAACCGCGGATCGCGGCGGTCAAACGGGACGCCGATATCGCCGAAGCGGAAGCGCTGCGGGATGCGCGGATTCAAAAGGCGCTGGCCGAAGAGTCCGGGCAAAAGGCCGAACTGCTGCGGGACACGAATATCGCCGAAGCGGAGAAGGAAAAAGAGCTGAAGATCGCTTCCTTCAAAAAAGAGCAGGATACCGCCAAGGCCGATGCCGACCAGGCTTATTTCATCCAGGAGGCCCGGGCCAAGCAGATCGCGGTTGAGGAGCAGATGAAGGTCGAACTCGTGCGCAAGGAACGGGAAATCGATCTGAAGGATAAAGAAATCAACGTACGTCAGAAACAGTATGATGCTGAAGTGAAGAAAAAAGCCGATGCCGACCGTTACGCGGTCGAACAGGCGGCGGAAGCCGAAAAGGCGCGGAAGATGCGGGAAGCCGACGCGCTGCAATACTCCATCGAAACCCAGGCGAAAGCATCGGCCGAACAGAAACGGCTGGAAGGTTTGGCGATCGCCGAAGCCGAGCGGGCCAAAGGCTCCGCGGAAGCCGAGATCATCCGCCTGCGCGGGTTGGCGGAAGCAGAGGCCAAGGAGAAGCTGGCCGAGGCGTTTTCGAAGTTCGGAGAAGCGGCGATTTTGGATATCGTTGTCAAAATGCTTCCCGACTTGGCCGGACAAATCGCCAGTCCATTGTCCTCCATCGATAAATTGACGGTGGTCGATACGGGCAAAGGCGAAGGGGCGGCCCGCGTCAGCAATTACGTCACGGAATTAATGGCGACGGCTCCGGATATGCTGAAAAGCGTGTCCGGCATCGAACTCGACCGCTTGATTCAGGGCTTGACGAAAGGCAAAACGGTGGCGTCCGCGCAGCCGGCGGAGGGGACGCCCGCAGCTTCGGCGCGAAGCGGCGAGGCCAGCCGGGAGGCGGTTGCGCTGGAAAGCGCGGCTTCGCGGGAAGCTAAAGAGTAAGAGATTGGACTTCAGTGGATCCAAAGAGGCCCTCCTAAGCAGTTAGGACGGCCTCTTGTTTTGCGGCTGAAGCGCTTTTTGCGGCGGTTGTCCTATACATTTATCCGCAAACGGCTGACAAGGGCTCGGCCAATCGTTTATAATGGGCGTACATGTTTTCGGAGAATAGACAAGAAGAGGTGCGACCTGTGAACAGTCTACGCGTGGCCAAAGTGTTGAATAACAACGTCATTATCGCCAACCATCCGGATCATGGCGAAGTCGTTGTGATCGGCAAAGGCATCGGATTTAACCGCAAATCGGGCGAGTCCATTCCTCTTGAGGCGGTAGAGAAACTGTTCATTCTTACGAATCAGCAGGAACAGGAACAATACAAACAGCTAATTCCCCAGGTGGACGAACAACTGATTGAGCTCATTGGCGAAATCATCATGTATATTTCCAGCAAAACGCAAGCGACATTGAATGAGCACATCCATATTGCGCTCACGGACCATTTGGCGTTTGCCATCAAGCGGGCGGAGCAGGATCTCGCCTTCCACAATCCGTTTCTGTTTGAGACGAAGGAGCTGTATCCGCTGGAATTCGAGCTGGCCGAATACGCCATCGATTTGATCCGCCGGAAAATGGGCGTCGATCTCGGCCAGGATGAAACCGGATTCGTGGCGCTTCACATCAACAGTGCCATGACGAACCGCCACATCAGCGAGGTGCGGGGGCATGCCCAACTGATCGCCGATTTGGTTGGCATAATTGAGGATGATCTGCAATTTTCCATCCTGCGGAACTCGCTTGACTACTCGCGGCTGCTGACGCACCTGCGGTTTGCCATCGAACGGGTTCGCCGCGGCGAGCGGGTGGCCGAAGTCGATAAGCTGGAAAGCTTGCTTAAGCGCGAGTATCCGACCTTGTATGCGCTCGCTTGGAAATTGACCAAAGTGATGGAGAAACGCCTGAAAATGCCGGTTTATCAGGCGGAAGTCTCCTATTTGACAATGCACTTGCACCGCATCGTTCCGCCCGAGATCAACTAACCTCTTGCGTATGCAAAATAGGTCTGCTATAATTTCAAGTGCATTAACAACAATATCAAATCACAATGTGTAACTGATTCGATCAGGCATGAGTTGATAAAAGGTTTTTGAGTGTATCGTTGGATTACGGGGTATTCTATCCCTAACGAAACGATAACCGAAAATCTTTTTTGACTCATGCTTTTTTGTTGTTATGATCATTTAATATTTCAGGAGGGTGCATTATGTTCAAGCGTTTCTTTGGTGTTTTGCAGCGGGTCGGGAAAGCGCTTATGCTGCCTGTCGCGCTGCTCCCTGCTGCAGGACTGCTCCTGGGGATCGGCAATATGCTGGTCAGCCCGGACTTTCTTGAACGGGTTCCAGCCTTGGACAACCAGACGATTCATGCGGTAGCGACCGTCATGATGAACGCCGGGCAGATCGTGTTCACGAATTTGGCCCTGCTCTTCGCCGTCGGCGTTGCCGTTGGTCTGGCCGGAGGCGAGGGCGTCGCCGGCCTGGCC
This window contains:
- a CDS encoding galactokinase, which encodes MKKQEMEQLFISKYGESAEPLRIFNAPGRVNLIGEHIDYNGGYVFPAALEFGTTLALRKRADRKVSFASMNLPYAAELDLDQLGKEKSGEWIDYPVGIILELEKLGARLSGGYDLLFQGEIPNGSGLSSSASLEVVTAYALLSMEGKETDTVEIARLSQRVENGYVGVNSGIMDQFAVANGAKDHAILLMCDTLEYKLVPFRTGAYKLIISNTKKRRGLVDSKYNERRSQCDAALEILRKREPGLEYLAHLQPEQLNEWRGDFPDEVLFNRAKHVVEENARVLKSVDALTANDLKAFGELMNASHDSLRDLYEVSCLELDVMVEEARKIEGTLGARMTGAGFGGCTVSLVHEDAVDRFLAEVGKAYLERTGIEGEFYVCGVGDGVHEMKGEN
- a CDS encoding NAD-dependent protein deacylase, which encodes MNSETQTERLASWVKESGRIVFFGGAGISTESGIPDFRSAAGIYQTEKDSPYSPEEILSRRFFDRHPEVFFDFYKSKMIHPEARPNPAHLFLADLERAGKLDAVITQNIDGLHQLAGSRKVLELHGSIHRNTCMTCGRRYTLEEIMSGKEIVPRCECGGIIKPDVVLYGESLDNEVIEAAVSAIAAADLLLIGGTSLTVQPAAHLVTYFRGDKTVLVNASSTAYDQRADLLITEPIGAVFGEVGRHLGLR
- a CDS encoding AraC family transcriptional regulator yields the protein MQNKQETYSAAANPEIYESGDLHVLFAGESQTRADHRLGPKVYDYFLLHFVESGKGNFRTEFAAFDLNEGDCFLIHPEQLVSYGSDLSEPWRYRWIAFTGDKAAELVLRAGLTPELPVLRQGAGSKIPGILQSALQAFQAKKPSSHLLSLGLLHLLMAEAQEALAKESPHPSGESGVQRIVKQMIHYMSSQYAHPVSIEQMCSSLGYNRAYLSRIFKKATGLTPVTYLLKLRIDKSRQLLRERTELSIEQIAASVGLTDPLYFSRQFRRFHHESPSEYRKAVTGAVQAEPKKAPSSHP
- a CDS encoding iron-containing alcohol dehydrogenase; translation: MDNFVFRNPTKLIFGKNQLEALKTEVPAYGKKVLLVYGGGSIKRSGLYDKVLAVLGEIGAEVTELAGVEPNPRLSTVRRGVELCKTKGIELVLAVGGGSVLDCSKAIAVGAKFDGDIWDIVDRKAAATAALPLGTVLTMAATGSEMNGGSVITNEATQEKQGWGSPFAFPAFSILDPQNTFSVPKDQTVYGMVDMMSHVLEHYFHKATNTPLQDGFCEALLRTVIETAPKLIADLESYEHRETILLCGTMALNGVLNMGYSGDWATHNIEHAVSAVYDIPHGGGLAILFPNWMKYNLKHDVSRFKRLAVNVFDVDPEGKSDEAVALEGIEALRSFWSSIGAPSRLADYGIDDSKLEIMADKAVKFGPFGRFAVLNKQDVVEIYRMSL
- the galE gene encoding UDP-glucose 4-epimerase GalE codes for the protein MAILVTGGAGYIGSHTVAALLEQGKEVVVIDNLQTGHRGALLGGKLYEGDLRDKELLKRLFSENDIEAVIHFAANSLVGESMKDPVKYFDNNVYGTLCLLDAMNQANVRKIVFSSTAATYGEPEKVPIEESDKTEPTNVYGETKLTMERMMAWFDQVLGIKYVSLRYFNAAGAHESGKIGEDHRPESHLIPLIIQAALGQRPSIQVFGDDYNTPDGTCVRDYIHVGDLADAHLRAVDYLQRGGDSNVFNLGNGQGFSVKEVIETVKSVTGRDFPVVISPRRAGDPAVLIASSDKARSVLGWQPSRGKLEDIIESAWAWHSNHPDGYNDN
- a CDS encoding UDP-glucose--hexose-1-phosphate uridylyltransferase, encoding MGVDERNRLDVLHALERLVHYALEQGMIDWWDVDYSRNRLLELFSFDEPSAGTVAEEPLSGPQEPLEILIDYGFAIGLIPENTATYRDLLDARIMGLLMPRPSETIAAFRKTQSEQGIAAATNAFYKLSVDSNYIRMDRVRQNIYWNQPTPYGEMEITINLSKPEKNPQEIAMAKLLPPPVYPKCQLCRENVGYAGRLNHPARQNLRVIPLELNGEPWFFQYSPYVYYNEHCIVFHHDHVPMKLTRETFKRLLDFTALFPHYFIGSNADLPIVGGSILTHDHFQGGRHTFPLEKAPIEAAFAHPDFSGVTAGMVKWPMSVLRLQGRDPGVLLEAMDDLYEKWKAYSDPDAAIRAFSEQDGQSVPHNTVTPIVRRSADGGFEADIVLRNNRTDELHPEGIFHPHREMHHIKKENIGLIEVMGLAILPGRLKEELAQIAGILCGDKALYDQTVTDPNARLAVHADWVKELVDRFGTSLTRDAAAALLRDEVGRKFSEILGHAGVFKTTEAGRAAFERFVASAGYRKQ
- a CDS encoding NfeD family protein; this translates as METLFWSCFIGGALFAVVSALIGDLIGSWIDGIFDAVSADFLKPVITASAVTSFGGAGILLHRYTGLGNAAVIALALVIALALAAAVYFAYVKPAENSENSTGYSTAELPGKVGEVTVPIPSEGFGEVMVTLVAGNTIHIASSFDHREIPAGTRVVVVDTRDGTIQVSELYENQS
- a CDS encoding HAD family hydrolase; this translates as MANIQAAGRLVPCRGILFDKDGTLLDFMALWGSWAETLTGFVERELETLGAAGLFNKTAALGLRLDEANRVSGYDRTGPVAMGTEEEVTALLAGPLYAAGVPWNDAVSRVREFNAAALAQLKRRREARPLPGLREFLDACRETGLALAVVTSDTTAEALEHLEWMGLRERFGSVVGRDRALRGKPDPDMALLACRELGISPAEAVVIGDSNADMQMGKRAGAGLTVGLAAAEDGAPPGTAYLRDADVIVSGYRELSVR